Sequence from the Panicum virgatum strain AP13 chromosome 5N, P.virgatum_v5, whole genome shotgun sequence genome:
TTTGGCTTCTTGCTCTTGTGCTTACAACGGTCTTTACCTCTATTGGTCTTAGGATGCTCTAATTttagcttttctgggcatccatgatcagaaccggtctgaccggttcgggcaaccggtctgacctgttTGGTACTGGTCTGATCGGTTGAGcaaaccgatctgaccggttctGTCAGTACAGCAGGAGTAACCGGTTCTTGTTCCGATTGTGAATTTCCTGATTGCCCCCCAGCATCCCCTGGAATTTCACTAAGCTCATCGTCCTTGAGAATATCCTCAACTTGCAATTCATGGACGATGTTCTCATTATTCAAGAAGTTAGAATCCTCATCTTCACCAATATTTTCATTATTACATGAACTGGCCGATGCTAGCCAATTATGTAAATTATTGTCATCAAGACCAATTGATTTCAACTGGTCATTCTCTTGTGCATGAGCAAATTTCAATCGTCCGgaattaatggccgattgtaaaATTTGGCGAAACATATTGCAATTCTGAGTACTATGATTAAATGAATTATGTAACTTGCAATAATCTTGCTCTTTTGCATCAAGAGATGACATCAAGACTTTGTGATCTAAAAGTTTAATAAAATTCTGTTCAAGCAAGATATCAAATAATTCATCACACAAAGACAAATCAAAAgtatattttattttctctaACCGATGCTTTTGTGGAGAAATTTTCAAGGCTGATCAAACGAACGCTTCAGATTTCTCATTGATCCATTTGGCTATACCTTTCCTTGTGCTTCTCAGATCCGATGCTTTAGAGCTTATCACAACATCATCATCGGATTTCACAATACTTTTTGGTTTCGGTTTCTTGCTTTTAACTCCAGAATGACCACAAGTAAACCATTTAGAGAAAAATTTTGGCAATGATGATGGAGCAAGTTTAAATGCCAAAATATTACTGTTATCAGTCTTTCAAATTTTCACAATGCATTGGCCGATAACATCTGAAATTACTCTGCTGCTAGCAAGTAAATTACCCTCCTCAATCGATCTTTTAGGATTAGTCACAATGATTTTGCTATTAGATGCATCAAACGTAACCACATAATTTAATTGGGAATTAAATAAATTACTTGTGCAGCATACCATGTCAAATATTTTGGAGAGACGTGGAACTTTAATATGGATGGTATCATGCTTCTCCTCTTGATGGCAGCCCACAGTCACATCTttcatggaccggtcagaccggtttatagagccggtcagaccggtctttcCAGAATTGCTGGAAATTACCTTTTGTTGACATGCCAATGTTCCTTTCTTGCCTCCTTTGTCATGTTCTTCGACAATACAATGTTCTTCACTGCTCATATTTTTCTCAGCCAGAACATGTTGCTCAATAGCGCGATAATCGCTATTAAACTGTACAACACCTTCGGCTTCAGAAAAATCAAGTATAGCTGTTTTACTGGATCTAATTTGTTTTTGTACAGCTAGACTTGTTTCTTGTGACACAATAAATTCGGAACAATCTTTATTTGATTCGGTTCCCAACATAACCGAATTATTATCCATATCCgaattatttctttttttcctcatCGTCCAATGTGTTGGATTGACAATCAACATATGTACTGGACTGATGAGCTTTACAACATTCTTTGGCTCTCTTAAATTTGTTCTCTAGGAGCAAAGCTCGAAGGTAAAGTTGACTAATGTAAGGATCATCATAACCTTCAAGCTTTTCTTTAAAACGACAACATAAACCGCCTAGAGCCAATCTAGCTAAGTCTCTTTCAGAAATTGACAAATTAAAACATCGGTCTTTAACATCTTTAAATCTTATGAAGTAATTATTGACAAATTCATCTCTGCcttgcttaaccgatgttaaatCTGTCAAGGTTGTTTCATTATCTCCACTATAAAAGTGATCATGGAATCTCTGTTCCGATTCGTTCCAAGTGTGGACCGAATTTGGAGGCAAAATATTTGCTGCACTAGCGGATGAAGGTGCATGTGAGGTTGCTGAATTTTCATTAATTCGGCTTGCGTTAAAAATAACACTTGGTGCCGAATCATTAGAATTCAAATCTGTATGTGGTACTGAAATTGCAGATGCAACCTCCGCTCTAATAACATGTTGTGCAGCATATGAAGTTTGAGAATAATTGGCCGGATAGCTAAAATTAGCATGGCCAAATTTCTCATTCATCGGCATACTCCGTGATGAAGTCAAATATTGTGAATTTGCTGCCGATGAATTAATATATGAAACACCTTGCTGAATAGTACTAGAATTATTAGCATATGGTGCCTCATAAAGATTGGCCGAACTCACCACATTAGTTTGACCTTTATAGTTGCTCATCGGCATATGAACTTGTTCCGTTGCAGATGTATGAAAAGGTGTATGTTGAATGTTAGTAGTATGAAAATTCAAAGTATGCATATTGTTTGACATGGGCCTTTGCATGTAGTTTTTATGATGTGCATAATAAAAAGCATTATCTGAACAATGACTAGCCGATGCAATATGCATACTATTATTATATCTAGCAACATCAACATGAGAATTTGTGATATTAGCACAATAATTATTAGGAACATGTGACGTTTCTGTATGCTGTACTTTAGGCGTGGTGTAGTAATATCGCTGTGGAGCATAAGAATAACCTGTCATGTATGCTTCTTAGTAGGTCTTGATGCTTCTGGTCTTGTGATCAATAAATCCAGATTTCCTTGATAATCCAAGCAATCAATGACTAGCCCTTTGCTTCTCTTTTGATCTTCAATGTGCAACAGCAAGCAAAATAGAATGCAATCTGCTTGAACAGCCTGATGCAATACCACAATATGTAGATACAATCGGTCTAAAAGACCAGATGCAAAATAATGGCGAACCAAAAAAAATAGTGGATCAATTAGGTACGTAATTGGCTAGGGTCTGATGGAACGGTTGAAGCAACCAGATCTTtcgtccccagcggagtcaccAAAATTGTGTTGACGTGAGTTTCGGCCAACACACGAGAGCACTCGAGCGTGCGAGTCGCAGACGGACCGAAGGGCAGCAAGGCCGtccagaccggttagaccggttgagcagaccggtcggaccggttctaGGGTTTTACCGAAATCGGTCGTCTCGAGGGATAACTATCACACTTACGTGGTGAAGAACGGCAAGATTTACAAGCAAACCAGCAAAGAGATAACCAACGCGCTTACGTGACAAAGAACGACtagtttacaagcaaactagcaaaggccgtcgaaactctcgcccgggagggaccccgtcagggtgtGAACGTCGCCGGACGTGTCCTAGGTTGACCAGCAAGCCTTAGGATGCCATCTCTGGTCGTGGAGATCAGAAAACGAACAACATGGAGAGGTTGGAAGAGAATTAGGGTTTGTAGAGAGGTAAAAGTTGATTTGTtcgattggatgtgtatcaatcggccgtaaccctttatatttatagggtggggtgatctgtacccattaggagtcgaaaccctTATAAATCCCGCATTAAAATACAACTCATAACTCGGATTTGACttttcagaccggtctgaccggtctccggaCCGGCCggttgaccggtcagaccggggtaCAGGTCTTCCGGAAGACATAATTTCCTCATCCGGAGTCCAAATTAaacgttctatatatgcattttgatcatctcgacgagatctacgtaATGGTGAAGTCCAATTGTTAATTTGACAAAGTTgtcttgaccggtctgaccggtttagatgacaggtctgaccggtttgctcTGATTGTCCACCAAACTTTAACTgtgccaattttgagtgtcaacaacatgtaaaaaaaattgaacgCTTTATATGTCGTAGTTTTCTCAGTGATTGTGGAACACGCTGCTCACCCGACTGGCCGAGGCCCGAGGGGCCTGGACGCCTATTGTATATAGATCGACGCCTGGTAGAGCTCCAAGATCCATGCAGCGACTAGAGGGCCAAATGGCCATTGCAAGTGCAAGCAGGAGGCACGAGCACGAGCCAACCCCAACCCGCTTTGTCGTTGCAACCGGAGTTGTTGGGCACAAACAGAAACGAGGAAACAAAACTGCCGCATGTGAGTGAATTGGGCAGGAATAGCGTAGTCTACCAGATGGAGAAGCTTGTTTGAAATTTGTCTGTTCAGCAAAGTTTATCTGCTTCCAGACGCTTTGGTATTCTTCTGGTGACCTTTTGCGTGCCAACCATATGGACGTGGGATTCCAAATCTGAAGGCCCAAACAAAGCGGCGTTGTTTAAATTTCTTCAGAATCAGGATATTCCTTGGATCCGTTTATCTGGCAAGCTTTTTTGCCGGTGGCCCTTACCGGTGGAGGCACATCGTGGGTTTGGTTTCGGAATTCAGATGCctggcttcttcttcttcaattgGTGCTGGCGAAGCACTGATGGGCAACATTAATACTGCCAAACCTTTCAAACGGTTGTGGAAGAGTAATTAATTATCATGGTAAACACGAGTTCTTTCTTATAGATTCCCTAAAAAAAGTTCTTCTTGTAGATATTATATGGTTACAGCTTGACATGTTGAACACAAGAAACTTATTAAGTCCTCCTATAGGCTCCTCCTTTCTCATGTAATTCTACTTCCTAGACTcctcttccttcatcttctctcaGCTATCTCTACCTGTATCTGATTGTGTTGGTAACGGAATCCGGTATAAAGAAGGTTGCTAACAAATTGCTGGGCTGACATGGGCTCAATTTGAATGGGCCTCCAACAGGAGTGCGCGCAACCTCCTTTTATTTTTTAGCCTTTCTACATCGCATGATCAGAAGAGTTGGCCGGCACACATATGGGTTGTGTTCTGGtatccaaaaagaaaaggactcctctgaaaaagaaaaaaatcgtaGGCCACTGAATCGAACTTTGATGTTTGGTGTATGATAAAAAAAACGTTGATGTTTGGTGAAAGCGTTGGACGGCGGAGTAAGAAAGTAAATCAGAACATTGTCAGGACTCAGGATCCAAGCACGAAATGTTTTCTTGGGGTTATGAAGCTGTGTCTCACGCAACAAGCAGAACGCGGTATGGCACACAGCACTACAGTAGCAGCATCGATCATATTGTACGAGTACATGCTTATCACAAGGTGGTGGTGGCAAGAAGAGGGTATCACTTCATCACTCATCAGACGGCTAATCACTGGCGTCCCTACCCGCTCCGGCCGATCTTCCGgtgctgcgccggcggcggaggtggagctccgccgccggggtgTCCGCACTCGGGTTCCGGGTCGGGGCACATGTGATGCACGGTgcccggccgcggcgccggcggcgcccagcccccgcgcCCTCCGTCCGGAGTTGCAGCCGCGTCATCTGCATCCGCATGCGCGTGCCCATCACCCACCACACCGATCAACAATAGCTTGATGCACTCTAGTATCAGTTGGTGGCGCCATGCGTGTGCATACCTTTGACCTCCGAGCAGTCGACGACGACGGAGCTGAAGACGACGACTGCCAGGGCGATCACCGTCGCGTACATGcggggaaagaaaggagagCTCCTCTTGGCCATGATGATTCGGCTTGCCCTGGCCGTCTCCATCCCAATACTGATCGCCCTTTAAAGACCGTAATTAGGCAGTAGGCTGGAGGTGAAAGTATTTTCCTGGCAAGCCGTTGACCTTGACCTACTGCACACAAGACTTCTGCCCCTATCTGGAATAATCGGAACCGTCCCGGATGGGATTCGAAGCATACAAGCTGCGACACAGGACCAGTCAACCTGTGCGGCTGTGCCTCGGTATACTATAACTTGCCTACCCTGCCTGTCTGCCAGCTCCACGCGTACTACGTGCCTCATCTTTGCATTGGTGTGAATTTGATCGGGTTTCGGgtgagaagagaagagaagcatCAAGCATGCAGCAGCATGAATGAGTAGAGCACGCGACTTGGAGATTGGAAGTCGGAACCGACGACGACGTACGAGtaggttaacctaaccggtgggaaccggtccggtttgaccggttaccggtcaaaccggtccggtccggttccggttccggccggtacccaaccggccaaaattcaaattttaaatttgaattcaaaaaatgaaaaattcttaaaaaatccctaaaaatacttcaaggtgtgataaatctaatggtgtcaaattttctaaaaaaatcattcatttagtatagtttgtggaaatttaaagttaaatcaaaaaagaaaaagaaaaaaaatgggccggcccatgaaggcccaccgatcaaaccggtcaaaccggccggtaaaccggtaaaaccggccggtaaaccggttgcacgggagcttttgaatttcaaactggtcaaaccgaccggtaaaccggtaaaaccggccggtaaaccggtcggaaccggttgcacgggaaaatttgaatttatttgaatttggatttgaattcaaccgatttccaccggttaccggcctaaccggtccggtaaaccggtaccggagggcggcggtaaccggtttccggttgggaaataaaaccctgcgTACGACCCATCTCCAAACAaacaccgtgttcggctggagGCTGGTGCCTCCAGCCCTATATTATTCCTCTCTCATATTCCTTCAGCactagcctccagccaccagctaggtaatagtatttttctctcacaccactccagctccaaccTCCAGCTCCAccctgccgaacacggtgaaaaAAGTTGGCCAGGCATGCTAGCCCTGCTGCTGCCGTGTAGGGAGTACTACGTCGTCGTCTTGGGCACCGTTTGTTTGAAgtagcacaagtagcacaaaaattttgaccaataattaggggtactaaataaaggcaatttacaaaattaactccacaaccctgcgctacttcgcgagacgaacctaatgagatctttgaccgcgcgtttggaggatggtactgtagcatcactgtagccaatcatcgattaattactgtcattagattcgtcgtgaaaaattacactcatttgtgaaaaggttttgcaaataaacttcgtttagtactccatgcatgtgagattttttttcgGGAATTGTATATGATAGTTGTGATAGAGAAACCAAGGGCCTTGGAAGGCAAGACGTGCTTGCCTGGCCTGTTCGTTCGTCTCTGATTGCATTGCAGATTTGCAGGACAACAGCCCGACGGTTACGGTCTCCGTTCATCCAGAAAGTGTGGTGGAGTGTGCAGCCCGTTTCCATTCGGCTCGTGTGAGACGAAACTAGATAGGACTAGGACCGTAACCGTAGGAGTAGCACTCCTGTAAGCGATGAACTGAGGAGACTGTAAAAAAAACTGTGTGATGGAACAAAAACTTCGAGACAAGCACGATTTAGAAATTCTATTTAGCTTTTATGAAATATGGATTTGTTACATGTGATTCCATTACCGCACCTTAATCAAATGCATAGCATCTGtttggctggctgtggctggtactgatttgttgtgagaaaaaaaatactgatGGCTTGAGCTGAACGAGAAAGCCAACTCAATCAATTCAGATAACGTGAATTTTTcatgcccgatccacacaacaCGTAGCCAGCCTAATTTCTAGAATAGGGTACCAACTATGTCTTGTTTCGGTTTCGGATCCGGGAAACCTTTATCTTCGGACTCCTCAGGTTACTTAGGTAAAGACGAATATTCTTCTTAGTCACTCCCAATGTGGATGTCTCCACCTGCTGCCAACAGTCTTTCTTCGGAATTCTACTGAACGGCCCAGTGAAATGTTTCCTTATTGCTCAGTCAACCGGGAAAGTGGGTGGAAAAACCCTTCGGGCAAACCAGCCGAATAGAGTGATAGCTAGGGTCTATTTGGGAGAGCTCTACTCTCAAGAATGCAGCTCCACTTCAAAAATTCTACTCCATCATTTTGCTCCACTCCACCAAATTCACTATATCATGTTTGACTATTGTATGGCTCTACTCTACCAACTTAAGAGGTTGGTCTAGTTCTTTTCGCCCCATTAGCCCAACCCGCAAAACAGTAGCCCAGCTAAACCCATCATTCCACACCTCACTTCTATGGGGATCCCGCTTATCTTCTTCCACGTCTACTCCACTATTCCCCTCCATTGGCCTCTTCCAATCGAGGCGGCACAAcacagcacaaaagaaggaGGAGCTCGTCGGGGAGGGCCCGCTAGGACAGGATGCACGGTATATATGGCCAAACGTGCAGCCCGGCCTGGCTCTATACTAACACTATTCGGCACTGACACTATTCGGCACTACACTACTCGGCACTAAGCCTTAGCCGTGCTGTACCGTGTCGGCACTGCGTGCTGGCCACTCGGCCCAGGCACTACACTATAGGCACTTAACCGTGCCGTGTCCTACCAGTAGCACGGTCAGCACACCGTGTTAGTGCCGGTCCAGACACTACCACCACAAAAAGGCTCAAAACACTCAAAATTCGAGTTTGAGGACCGATTCGAGGAGACTGAAAATGGAAGAGGAGGATGCGACTAGAAGGGAAAGACGTACTGCGGTAGTGCCTTGCCGAGCTGACAATGGAGGCGTAACACAGCTTCACCGGCCGGACTGCGGCTCCGATCTAGATCGGACAGCCAAAGACGAGAAGAGAAGAGGAATCGAGGAGGAGGGCGATGGTGTAGCACAGGGGCAATACTAAATGGCCCAGAAAGACAGCCatcagcggccggcggcgcagatcCGGTGGCTGGAGCAGAAGAGGCGAAAGGTGAGCGCCAGAGGCAGCCGGACGATGTGAGGGAGTGGAGTGAGTGAGGGTTAGGATTTGGGAGGGGCGAAAGGTGTCGCCCGTGGTATATATGCCGGCCGCTGTGACGGGCCTTAAGCGGGCTCCCAGTCTAGTAAACATGCATGACTAACGGCTAGTAGGTCAGGCCTAACGGCTAGTATCAGATAGGTACCGTGCCAGGCCTGTGCCGACCATTATCCGTGTCGTGTCTGTGCTAGCAGAGCGTGTTGAGATTAAGGCCCACgcactactccctccatccctttATAACTGTTGTTTGGGAGTTGTGCCTCCCTCACAAACACGGATTCCTAGCGACTAATAAAAGAGACAGAGGGAGTACACTACGCTCATGTCGTGCTGGCACTGACACTAAACCCACCGTGTCGTATCATATTCGTATCGTATTTTTTAGTGTTGTTTTTCGTGCCGCCCATCTGACATGTGCTCGGAGGGAGGTTAGGCCGCACGAAGGGGCAGGGTGCACGACGAAGGGAGGCAAGGGCCGCTGCAGCGCCGATGGCGGAGGAAGGTATAGGGTGCGCGGCGCCGATGACGGAGGGAGGCAGAGCAGCTGCGACGCAGACGGCAGAGGGAGGTAGGGCGCGTGGTCCTATGCAGCGGCGCACCCCAGTCCATGGCCGCGGctaaggggccgtttagttcccaaatcaaAAATTTTTAGGTGTCACATCAACAGTTTGactagatgtcgggagggtttttcggacactaattgaaaaactaatttcagaactcacctggaaaccgcgagacgaatcttttgaggcatttgaccgcatcattagcacatgggggtactgtagcacttatggctaatcatgcactaattaggtttaaaagattcgtctcgtcgtgtacatccaaattgtaaaattagttttattgtttaattacatttaatactccatatatgTGTTCAAACTGGCCAAATATTGTCTGACAATGTACAGTAGTcagattatttttttattcattcACACTCCCTCGTTCTACGCGCAGATAGGAAAGAGAAAGACTGAGTGGCAGGCGCAAGCGATCGGCGCGGCCTGCGACGCCTAGAGCCGTTTGGTTTGAAGTAGCAAAAGAGCACAAacattttgactaataattaggggtactaaataaaggtaatttacaCTACTAACTCTACAATCTTGCGCTACTTCGCAAGACGAACCTaataaggcctttgaccgcacgattagatgatggttattgtagcatcactgtagccaatcatcgattaattactgccattagattcgtcgttaAAAATTACACCaatccgtgaaaagattttgtaaataaactttgtttaatactccatacatgtgagattcttttttcgagaATCGTGTGCGCTACTCGTGCTAAGCAAATCAAACAGCGCCCTAGtggccctctctctcctccttttTCTCTTCCCTGTCAGAAAGAGCAGATTATACGCCCAGCCTTACGCCGATTATTGGACGTGCTCTAAGGAGACTGTTGTGGTGGCGGTGGGGCATGGGCAACGGAGGGCGGCAGGCCTgtgcggcagcggaggagacTGCTGCAGTGGTGGAGctatgggcggcggcgggctgtgCGGTGGCAAGAAGCAATGCGAGGGAGGCGACGGTGTTGACATTTTTTTCCCCTAAACCTATTATTAACAAGTATATGTAAATAGTGGTATGGTGGAGTGAAGTAGGGTGGTCCGTTGCGACAAAAAGAAAGATGGAgtcgagcaaaaaaaaaaagttggagtGGAGCTCTCCTAAGTACCCCTTAGTATTAAGACGTGGTACTCATGGGGTGTTTGGTTCCTAGCCATACTTTACCACATCTAACCtagataaatttgatcaagttAGTAGATGTTGGTTGCTAATCAAGTTTAGATAAAATTCCTTTGAGCGCCACATGGCATAGAAACTAAAAGTATGGTAAAACTCATTTGGATAAGAAAAAATACTACGGTCAAATTCGTTGCCACATTTGCTACACTTATCTAACTTCAAGTATGGTATACAGTAGTAGTTACTAACCAAACATGCCTCTCTAATCCTAAAAGTAAGGCTCATTTATCCCTTGTTTCCCAGCAATCCAACAGAAAGGGAACGGGGAGCGGTTTTGCTCCGATTTGCCAAGCGCAGCGAGAGGCTGCCGTCTTTTTGGCCGCAGCTAGCTGCGCCTTGGCTCCAAGCCACGGATTCACGGTTTTCGTTTGGTTTGTGCTGTTTTAGTGAATAATGAtattttgaccattaattatagtgtcaaataaaaccaatttataaaattaattttaaaaccccgcgctagtgatcCTGAAAAatttaatgaggtctttgaccgcacgattagatgattattactgtagcaccactgtagcaaatcatcgatcaattattatcattagattcatcgcgaaaagttacactcatctctaaaaaaattttacaaatagatttaaTTTAATATATTATGCATGCGAGTTTTTTTTAGAATAGAATAGAATGAGaggaaacaaacaaacaagacCACGGATTCACGGATGCCAAGCTCCAATGGATCCAAGCCACACCCACCCAACCCACAGCAGCAGTAGGCAGTAGAGTAAATGCGGAGCagggtagcagcagcagcctcgcaC
This genomic interval carries:
- the LOC120672990 gene encoding formin-like protein 5, whose translation is MAKRSSPFFPRMYATVIALAVVVFSSVVVDCSEVKDDAAATPDGGRGGWAPPAPRPGTVHHMCPDPEPECGHPGGGAPPPPPAQHRKIGRSG